A stretch of Pseudomonas sp. LRP2-20 DNA encodes these proteins:
- a CDS encoding FKBP-type peptidyl-prolyl cis-trans isomerase, with protein sequence MSRILVLSLCLMAPFALADTAPANDHDLAYSLGASLGERLRQEMPGLQLDALVEGLRQSYQGQPLKLDKARMETILQQHEEQASSAAEQAEVTKLQAVETRFMANERARAGMHELPEGVLYTELKAGNGAQPKAGGKVQVRYVGRLPDGSVFDQNQQPQWFSLDSVIEGWQVALPHMKAGSTWRLVIPSAQAYGAEGAGDLIAPYTPLVFEIELLAVGD encoded by the coding sequence ATGTCTCGTATTCTTGTTCTCAGCCTGTGCCTGATGGCGCCATTCGCCCTGGCCGATACCGCTCCTGCCAATGATCACGATCTGGCCTACAGCCTCGGTGCCAGCCTGGGTGAGCGCCTGCGCCAGGAAATGCCCGGCCTGCAACTGGATGCGCTGGTCGAAGGCCTGCGCCAGTCCTATCAGGGCCAGCCACTAAAGCTCGACAAGGCACGCATGGAGACCATTCTCCAACAGCACGAAGAGCAGGCCAGCAGCGCCGCCGAACAAGCCGAAGTGACCAAGCTGCAAGCCGTGGAAACCCGCTTCATGGCCAACGAGCGGGCCCGCGCCGGCATGCACGAACTGCCCGAAGGCGTGCTGTACACTGAGCTGAAAGCGGGTAATGGCGCGCAGCCCAAAGCCGGCGGCAAGGTTCAGGTGCGCTATGTCGGCAGGCTGCCGGATGGCTCGGTATTCGACCAGAACCAGCAACCGCAGTGGTTCAGCCTCGACTCGGTGATCGAAGGGTGGCAGGTGGCGCTGCCACACATGAAGGCGGGTTCGACCTGGCGCCTGGTTATCCCCTCGGCACAGGCCTACGGTGCCGAGGGCGCGGGTGACCTGATCGCGCCCTACACGCCGCTGGTGTTCGAAATCGAGTTGCTGGCGGTCGGCGACTGA
- the rsd gene encoding sigma D regulator, with translation MLDSCQNAQERWGGVHKLIDRWLEEREELVQAFRILRDAKPAFADKHKNRDFCAVLVDYVSAWHFEVSEQLVTEAKAFGDEKALKLAEEINPRINDITQIALAFNDHCEKGECKDIERFAEKLGKLGSLLHERFELEDCLIEVLHNAHKEEGAVEA, from the coding sequence ATGCTCGATAGTTGTCAGAACGCCCAGGAACGCTGGGGTGGGGTTCACAAGCTGATCGACCGTTGGCTCGAGGAGCGAGAGGAGCTGGTCCAGGCTTTCCGCATCTTGCGCGACGCCAAGCCAGCCTTTGCCGACAAGCACAAGAACCGCGACTTCTGTGCGGTGCTGGTGGATTATGTGTCAGCCTGGCACTTCGAAGTTAGTGAGCAACTGGTCACCGAGGCCAAGGCGTTCGGGGATGAGAAGGCGCTGAAACTGGCCGAAGAGATCAACCCGCGAATCAACGACATTACCCAGATCGCACTGGCTTTCAACGACCATTGCGAGAAGGGTGAATGCAAGGACATCGAGCGCTTCGCCGAGAAGCTGGGCAAGTTGGGCAGCCTGCTGCACGAACGCTTCGAGCTCGAAGACTGCCTGATCGAGGTGCTGCATAACGCGCACAAGGAAGAGGGCGCGGTCGAAGCTTGA
- a CDS encoding disulfide bond formation protein B, with amino-acid sequence MSMASLRTFFIPACLAALAVLGASFHLESVLGLVPCPLCFSQRVLLGIYALVSLCAALHAPGIAGARRYARTALLFAASGAVLAARHVWLQGAVDASHMCPLPIGRMFELSWREAARQLLLGGPDCSSLTWSFLDLTLPEWSLLAFLLLAALPLSWLLAYRFRSLGNP; translated from the coding sequence ATGTCTATGGCCAGTCTGCGCACGTTCTTCATTCCGGCATGCCTTGCCGCGCTGGCGGTGCTGGGGGCGTCTTTCCATCTCGAAAGTGTTCTTGGGCTTGTGCCTTGCCCACTGTGTTTCAGCCAGCGGGTACTGCTGGGCATTTATGCATTGGTGAGCCTGTGTGCGGCGTTGCATGCGCCTGGCATTGCCGGGGCACGGCGGTACGCGCGAACGGCGCTGCTGTTCGCAGCCAGCGGTGCCGTGCTGGCTGCGCGCCATGTGTGGTTGCAGGGGGCGGTAGATGCCAGCCACATGTGCCCGTTGCCGATCGGGCGCATGTTCGAGCTGTCGTGGCGCGAAGCTGCGCGCCAGCTATTGCTCGGCGGCCCCGACTGCAGCTCGCTGACTTGGAGCTTTCTCGACCTGACCTTGCCGGAATGGAGCCTGCTGGCGTTTCTGTTGCTGGCAGCGCTGCCCTTGAGCTGGCTGCTGGCGTATCGTTTCCGCTCGCTTGGCAATCCTTGA
- a CDS encoding heme biosynthesis HemY N-terminal domain-containing protein has product MKRVYLLAVLAIVIAAALGIAVAKHSGYVLIAYGGFRYQSGLWAALAALAGVVVVLLLLRYLVGLVLTSSGVVNPWSRRNRSRRVRIAIEQGQLDLAEGRWASAQRHLHRAAEAERQPLLYYLGAARAANEQGRKEDSDNLLERALERQPQAELAIALTHAQLQMDRGERDAALETLLAMQERHPHNTQVLRLLQRLHLERGDWSALIRLLPDLRKGKVLPADELAALEKRAWGQNLGLATTRGEDSHSARQALELAWQQLTAAQRQEPQLVLAYAEQLRQVGAQGEAEQVLRTALKREYESHLARLYGLVRGDDPARQLQTAEGWLKAHPQDPSLLLTLGRLSLQNRLWGKARDYLESSLRMERNPEACAELARLLASLGETERSNQLFEEGLGLLDERLLALPLPEGARA; this is encoded by the coding sequence ATGAAGCGTGTCTACCTGTTGGCCGTACTGGCGATCGTGATTGCCGCAGCGCTGGGCATTGCGGTGGCCAAGCACAGTGGTTATGTACTGATCGCCTACGGTGGTTTCCGTTACCAATCCGGATTGTGGGCGGCACTTGCGGCGCTGGCGGGCGTGGTGGTGGTGCTGTTGCTGCTGCGTTACCTGGTCGGCCTGGTGCTGACCTCCAGTGGCGTGGTCAACCCGTGGTCGCGGCGCAACCGCAGCCGCCGCGTGCGGATCGCCATCGAACAGGGCCAGCTGGACCTGGCCGAGGGCCGCTGGGCCAGCGCTCAGCGCCACCTGCATCGTGCTGCCGAGGCTGAGCGCCAGCCACTGCTGTATTACCTCGGCGCCGCCCGCGCCGCCAATGAACAGGGGCGCAAGGAGGACAGCGACAACCTGTTGGAGCGTGCCTTGGAGCGTCAGCCCCAGGCCGAGCTGGCCATTGCCCTGACCCATGCGCAATTGCAGATGGACCGCGGCGAGCGCGATGCTGCGCTGGAAACCCTGCTGGCCATGCAGGAGCGCCACCCCCATAACACCCAGGTGTTGCGCCTGTTGCAGCGCCTGCACCTGGAGCGTGGCGACTGGTCGGCGCTGATTCGCCTGCTGCCGGACCTGCGCAAGGGCAAGGTGTTGCCGGCCGATGAGCTGGCCGCGCTGGAAAAGCGCGCCTGGGGCCAGAACCTTGGCCTGGCGACCACCCGTGGCGAGGATTCGCACAGTGCCCGTCAGGCCCTTGAGCTCGCCTGGCAGCAGTTGACCGCAGCCCAGCGTCAGGAGCCGCAACTGGTGCTGGCCTATGCCGAACAGCTGCGCCAGGTCGGTGCCCAGGGCGAAGCCGAGCAGGTGCTGCGCACTGCGCTCAAGCGTGAGTACGAAAGCCACCTGGCTCGCCTGTATGGCCTGGTCCGCGGTGATGACCCGGCGCGTCAGCTACAAACCGCCGAAGGCTGGCTGAAGGCCCATCCCCAAGACCCGAGCCTGTTGCTCACCCTGGGTCGACTGAGCCTGCAGAACCGCCTGTGGGGCAAGGCGCGTGACTATCTCGAAAGCAGCCTGCGCATGGAGCGTAATCCGGAAGCCTGTGCCGAACTGGCGCGCCTGCTTGCCAGCCTGGGCGAAACCGAACGCAGCAATCAGCTGTTCGAGGAAGGCCTGGGCCTGCTCGATGAGCGTCTTCTGGCACTGCCGTTGCCTGAGGGCGCGCGCGCCTGA
- a CDS encoding uroporphyrinogen-III C-methyltransferase: MSETVLSNNDQPSVQEPAQPVTDKPVKRSGSGLAVLALLLGAAGVAVGGWGVWQVRQLQSSEVNQGQHLEALNQRAAALQQREQQISAQLASLPAASELEDRRRLVAQLQGDQQRLSQRLETVLGESRKEWRLAEAEHLLRLATLRLSALQDITSAKALVEGADEILREQSDPGAFAAREQLARSLATLNSTQQPDRTGLFLKLAAQRELVQQLSAQSPEFASNADALGALTADGDGASRLSQWWAEISKYFQIDFNADDNVRPLLAGQQLNQLRLALSLTIEQAQWAALNGEAKVYNQALDDARSVLLANFNADNPQSKAMLDSLNALAEQPVSVVTPDLSESLAAVQAYIQRRHLPAEAEGGKP; this comes from the coding sequence GTGAGCGAAACTGTCTTGTCCAACAATGATCAGCCGTCGGTGCAAGAGCCGGCGCAACCCGTCACCGACAAGCCTGTAAAGCGTTCTGGCAGTGGTCTGGCCGTGCTGGCGCTGTTGTTGGGTGCGGCCGGGGTTGCAGTGGGGGGTTGGGGTGTCTGGCAGGTGCGGCAGCTGCAAAGCAGTGAAGTGAACCAGGGCCAGCACCTCGAAGCCCTCAACCAGCGCGCCGCTGCACTGCAGCAGCGTGAACAGCAGATCAGTGCGCAACTGGCCAGCCTGCCGGCGGCCAGCGAACTGGAAGACCGCCGCCGCCTGGTGGCGCAGCTGCAAGGCGACCAGCAACGTCTCAGCCAGCGTCTGGAAACCGTACTCGGCGAGAGCCGCAAGGAATGGCGCCTGGCCGAGGCCGAACACCTGTTGCGTCTGGCCACCCTGCGCTTGTCCGCGCTACAGGACATCACCAGCGCCAAGGCGCTGGTCGAAGGTGCCGACGAAATCCTCCGCGAGCAGAGCGACCCGGGTGCCTTTGCCGCCCGCGAGCAGCTGGCGCGCAGCCTGGCCACACTCAATAGCACCCAGCAGCCGGACCGCACCGGCCTGTTCCTCAAGCTCGCCGCCCAGCGTGAGCTGGTGCAGCAACTCAGCGCCCAATCGCCCGAGTTCGCCAGCAACGCCGATGCGCTTGGCGCGCTGACTGCCGATGGTGATGGGGCCAGTCGCCTGTCGCAGTGGTGGGCAGAAATCTCCAAGTACTTCCAGATCGACTTCAATGCCGACGACAATGTGCGGCCGTTGCTGGCTGGCCAGCAGCTCAACCAGCTGCGCCTGGCCCTGAGCCTGACCATCGAGCAGGCGCAGTGGGCTGCGCTCAATGGCGAGGCCAAGGTCTACAACCAGGCCCTGGATGATGCACGCAGTGTGCTGCTGGCCAACTTCAATGCTGATAACCCGCAAAGCAAGGCGATGCTCGACAGCCTCAACGCGCTGGCGGAGCAGCCTGTCTCGGTAGTGACCCCGGACCTGAGCGAAAGCCTGGCGGCGGTGCAGGCATATATCCAGCGCCGCCATCTGCCAGCCGAGGCTGAAGGGGGCAAACCATGA
- a CDS encoding uroporphyrinogen-III synthase, whose amino-acid sequence MSPWRLLLTRPEEDCAALAQSLAAAGVASSCLPLLAIEPVVLGGAQQQLLTGLSQCQAIIVVSKPAARLLLGRLAEAGLQPPPTRWFTVGEATAAVLQAAGLKVTFPTQGDDSEALLALPILREAVAVPTSRVVIVRGVGGRELLAERLAEQGASVEYLELYRRCLPEYPAGTLMRRIQAERLNGLVVSSGQGLEHLQQMAAADWPRVASLPLFVPSPRVAEQARAAGAQQVVDCRGASATALLAAVQRSAAPASQGASH is encoded by the coding sequence GTGAGCCCCTGGCGCCTGTTGCTGACCCGGCCTGAAGAGGACTGCGCGGCACTGGCGCAGAGCCTTGCCGCTGCCGGTGTGGCCAGCAGTTGCTTGCCGTTGCTGGCCATCGAGCCAGTGGTGCTGGGTGGGGCACAGCAGCAGTTGCTGACAGGGTTGAGTCAGTGCCAGGCGATCATCGTGGTCAGCAAGCCAGCTGCCCGGCTGCTGCTCGGGCGGTTGGCAGAAGCCGGTCTGCAGCCCCCGCCGACAAGGTGGTTCACTGTGGGTGAAGCGACCGCGGCGGTGTTGCAGGCCGCCGGTCTGAAGGTGACTTTCCCTACACAAGGTGATGACAGTGAGGCCTTGCTCGCACTGCCGATCCTGCGCGAGGCTGTCGCAGTTCCTACCTCACGCGTGGTAATTGTCCGTGGCGTCGGAGGTCGCGAACTGCTGGCCGAGCGTCTTGCAGAGCAAGGTGCTAGTGTCGAATATCTGGAACTGTATCGTCGCTGCTTGCCGGAGTACCCGGCGGGCACACTGATGCGCCGCATACAAGCGGAACGCCTCAATGGCCTGGTGGTCAGCAGTGGGCAGGGTCTTGAACATTTGCAGCAGATGGCCGCCGCCGACTGGCCGCGCGTAGCCAGCCTGCCGTTGTTCGTGCCGAGCCCGCGGGTCGCTGAACAGGCCCGGGCCGCCGGGGCCCAACAGGTTGTGGATTGCCGTGGCGCGAGTGCCACGGCCTTGCTGGCAGCCGTGCAGCGCAGTGCTGCACCTGCCTCTCAAGGCGCTTCGCACTAG
- the hemC gene encoding hydroxymethylbilane synthase: MSTREIRIATRKSALALWQAEYVKARLEQAHPGLLVTLVPMVSRGDKLLDAPLAKIGGKGLFVKELETALLDNEADIAVHSMKDVPMDFPEGLGLYCICEREDPRDAFVSNNFASLDALPAGSIVGTSSLRRQAQLLARRPDLKIHFLRGNVNTRLAKLDAGEYDAIILAAAGLIRLGFEDRITAAISVDDSLPAGGQGAVGIECRSADSEIHALLAPLHHADTADRVVAERALNKRLNGGCQVPIACYAVLEGDQLWLRGLVGQPSGGTLLVADARAPRANAEALGVQVAEDLLGQGAEAILKEVYGEAGHP; encoded by the coding sequence ATGTCCACTCGCGAAATCCGCATTGCCACCCGTAAAAGTGCCTTGGCCCTGTGGCAGGCCGAATACGTCAAAGCCCGCCTCGAGCAGGCCCACCCCGGTCTGCTGGTGACCCTGGTGCCCATGGTCAGCCGCGGCGACAAGCTGCTCGATGCGCCGCTGGCGAAGATCGGCGGCAAGGGCCTGTTCGTGAAGGAACTGGAAACAGCGCTGCTGGACAATGAAGCCGACATTGCCGTGCATTCGATGAAGGACGTGCCCATGGACTTTCCTGAGGGCCTGGGGCTGTACTGCATCTGCGAGCGCGAAGACCCACGCGATGCCTTTGTCTCGAACAACTTCGCCAGCCTCGACGCGCTTCCGGCCGGCAGCATCGTCGGCACCTCCAGCCTGCGCCGTCAGGCCCAGCTGCTGGCACGTCGGCCGGACCTGAAAATCCACTTCCTGCGCGGCAACGTCAACACGCGCCTGGCCAAGCTCGACGCCGGTGAGTACGACGCCATCATCCTCGCCGCAGCGGGCCTGATCCGTCTGGGCTTCGAGGACCGCATCACCGCTGCCATCAGTGTCGACGACAGCCTGCCAGCCGGTGGCCAGGGGGCGGTGGGTATCGAGTGCCGCAGCGCCGACAGTGAAATCCATGCCTTGCTGGCACCGCTGCACCATGCCGATACCGCCGACCGCGTGGTTGCCGAGCGAGCCTTGAACAAGCGCCTCAACGGTGGCTGCCAGGTGCCGATTGCCTGCTATGCGGTGCTCGAAGGCGACCAGCTGTGGCTGCGTGGCCTGGTGGGCCAGCCAAGTGGCGGCACCTTGCTGGTGGCTGATGCCCGCGCGCCGCGTGCCAATGCAGAAGCCTTGGGCGTGCAGGTTGCCGAAGACCTGCTGGGCCAAGGCGCCGAGGCCATTCTCAAGGAAGTCTACGGCGAGGCCGGGCATCCGTGA
- a CDS encoding LytR/AlgR family response regulator transcription factor, producing MNVLIVDDEPQARERLTRLIAELEGYSVLEPSATNGEEALALIESLKPDVVLLDIGMPGLDGLQVAARLCEREAPPSVVFCTGDDEYGAEAFKDSTLSHVTKPIQPQALRDALRKAEKPNRAQLAALTRPGSEGGGPRSHISARTRKGIELIPLPQVIYFIADHKYVTLRHEAGEVLLDEPLKALEDEFGERFVRIHRNALVARERIERLQRTPLGHFQLFLKGLDGDALTVSRRHVAGVRKMMQTL from the coding sequence ATGAATGTCCTGATCGTTGATGACGAACCCCAAGCCCGTGAACGCCTCACACGGCTGATCGCTGAACTTGAGGGGTACTCCGTGCTGGAGCCCAGCGCCACCAACGGCGAGGAGGCCCTGGCACTGATCGAAAGCCTCAAGCCCGATGTGGTCCTGCTGGACATCGGCATGCCAGGCCTGGATGGCCTGCAGGTCGCTGCTCGCCTGTGCGAGCGCGAGGCGCCGCCGTCGGTGGTGTTCTGTACCGGTGATGATGAATACGGTGCGGAGGCTTTCAAGGACAGCACCCTCAGCCACGTGACCAAGCCGATTCAACCTCAGGCCCTGCGCGACGCCTTGCGCAAGGCCGAGAAGCCCAACCGTGCCCAGTTGGCGGCGCTGACCCGGCCTGGCAGTGAAGGCGGCGGCCCGCGCAGCCATATCAGTGCGCGCACGCGCAAAGGGATCGAGCTGATTCCTTTGCCCCAGGTCATCTATTTCATTGCCGACCATAAGTACGTGACCTTGCGGCACGAGGCCGGTGAGGTGCTGCTCGACGAGCCGCTCAAGGCGCTGGAGGACGAATTCGGCGAACGCTTCGTGCGCATTCACCGCAATGCGCTGGTTGCCCGCGAGCGTATCGAACGCCTGCAACGCACGCCGCTGGGGCATTTCCAGCTGTTCCTCAAGGGCCTCGACGGTGATGCCCTGACCGTCAGCCGCCGGCATGTGGCGGGTGTGCGCAAGATGATGCAAACACTCTAA
- the argH gene encoding argininosuccinate lyase — translation MSTDKTNQSWGGRFSEPVDAFVARFTASVDFDKRLYRHDIMGSIAHATMLAQVGVLSDAERDTIIDGLKTIQGEIEAGSFDWRVDLEDVHMNIEARLTDRIGITGKKLHTGRSRNDQVATDIRLWLRDEIDLILAEITRLQQGLLEQAEREAETIMPGFTHLQTAQPVTFGHHLLAWFEMLSRDYERLVDCRKRANRMPLGSAALAGTTYPIDRELTCKLLGFEAVAGNSLDGVSDRDFAIEFCAAASVAMMHLSRFSEELVLWTSAQFQFIDLPDRFCTGSSIMPQKKNPDVPELVRGKSGRVFGALTGLLTLMKGQPLAYNKDNQEDKEPLFDAADTLRDSLRAFADMIPAIKPKHAIMREAALRGFSTATDLADYLVRRGLPFRDCHEIVGHAVKYGVDTGKDLAEMSLDELRQFSDQIEQDVFAVLTLEGSVNARNHIGGTAPAQVRAAVARGKALLASR, via the coding sequence ATGAGCACCGACAAGACCAATCAGTCCTGGGGCGGCCGCTTCAGTGAGCCCGTCGACGCCTTCGTCGCCCGTTTCACCGCCTCGGTCGACTTCGACAAGCGCCTGTACCGCCACGACATCATGGGTTCGATCGCCCACGCCACCATGCTGGCGCAGGTCGGCGTGCTCAGCGATGCCGAGCGCGACACCATCATCGATGGCCTGAAAACCATCCAGGGCGAGATCGAGGCTGGCAGCTTCGACTGGCGCGTCGATCTCGAAGACGTGCACATGAACATCGAAGCACGCCTGACCGACCGCATCGGCATCACCGGCAAGAAGCTGCACACCGGCCGTAGCCGCAACGACCAGGTAGCCACCGACATCCGCCTGTGGCTGCGTGACGAGATCGACCTGATCCTGGCCGAGATCACCCGCCTGCAGCAGGGTCTGCTGGAGCAGGCCGAGCGTGAAGCCGAAACCATCATGCCCGGCTTCACCCACCTGCAGACCGCCCAGCCGGTCACCTTCGGCCATCACCTGCTGGCCTGGTTCGAAATGCTCAGCCGCGACTACGAGCGCCTGGTCGACTGCCGCAAGCGCGCCAACCGCATGCCGCTGGGCAGCGCCGCGCTGGCTGGCACCACCTACCCGATCGACCGTGAACTGACCTGCAAGCTGCTGGGCTTCGAGGCCGTGGCCGGCAACTCGCTGGACGGCGTTTCGGACCGTGACTTCGCCATCGAATTCTGCGCTGCCGCAAGCGTGGCGATGATGCACCTGTCGCGTTTCTCCGAAGAACTGGTGCTGTGGACCAGCGCCCAGTTCCAGTTCATCGACCTGCCTGATCGCTTCTGCACCGGCAGCTCGATCATGCCGCAGAAGAAGAACCCGGACGTGCCGGAGCTGGTGCGTGGCAAGAGCGGCCGTGTCTTCGGCGCCCTGACCGGCCTGCTGACCCTGATGAAAGGCCAGCCGCTGGCCTACAACAAGGACAACCAGGAAGACAAGGAGCCGCTGTTCGACGCCGCCGACACCCTGCGCGACTCGCTGCGCGCCTTTGCCGACATGATCCCGGCGATCAAGCCCAAGCACGCCATCATGCGCGAAGCGGCGCTGCGCGGTTTCTCTACCGCAACCGACCTCGCCGACTACCTGGTCCGCCGCGGCCTGCCGTTCCGTGACTGCCACGAAATCGTCGGCCACGCCGTGAAATATGGCGTCGACACCGGCAAGGACCTGGCCGAGATGAGCCTGGACGAACTGCGCCAGTTCAGCGACCAGATCGAGCAGGATGTGTTTGCCGTACTGACCCTGGAAGGCTCGGTGAATGCCCGTAACCACATCGGTGGTACGGCACCGGCCCAGGTGCGTGCTGCCGTCGCTCGCGGCAAGGCCCTGCTGGCTTCGCGCTAA
- a CDS encoding glutathione S-transferase: protein MLKLHGFSVSNYYNMVKLALLEKGLPFEEVAFYGGQAPQALAVSPRGKVPVLETEHGFLSETSVILDYIEQTRGGKALLPADPFEQAKVRELLKEIELYIELPARTCYAESFFGAAVEPLIKERARSELLAGFATLKRNGRFAPYVAGEELTLADLMFCFSVDLAYAVGKKVLNIDFLADFPEAKALLEKMRENPHMAKIVADKEAAMPAFMEMIRSGKR from the coding sequence ATGCTCAAGCTTCACGGATTCTCGGTCAGCAACTACTACAACATGGTCAAGCTGGCCCTGCTGGAGAAAGGCCTGCCTTTCGAAGAAGTCGCCTTCTACGGCGGTCAGGCGCCGCAGGCGCTGGCAGTCAGCCCGCGCGGCAAGGTGCCGGTGCTGGAAACCGAACACGGGTTCCTCAGCGAGACCAGTGTGATCCTCGACTACATCGAGCAGACCCGCGGGGGCAAGGCGCTGCTGCCTGCCGACCCGTTCGAGCAGGCCAAGGTGCGTGAACTGCTCAAGGAAATCGAGCTGTATATCGAATTGCCGGCGCGTACCTGCTATGCCGAATCGTTCTTCGGTGCGGCGGTGGAGCCGCTGATCAAGGAGCGGGCGCGTAGCGAACTGCTGGCGGGCTTTGCCACGCTCAAACGCAATGGGCGCTTTGCCCCTTATGTGGCGGGCGAGGAGCTGACGTTGGCCGACCTGATGTTCTGCTTCTCGGTCGATCTGGCCTATGCGGTGGGCAAAAAGGTGCTGAATATCGACTTCCTGGCAGACTTCCCTGAGGCGAAGGCGTTGCTCGAGAAAATGCGCGAGAACCCGCACATGGCGAAAATCGTGGCGGACAAGGAGGCGGCGATGCCGGCCTTCATGGAGATGATTCGTAGCGGCAAGCGCTGA
- a CDS encoding TIGR02647 family protein produces MSFTPELIAELEVLALFNLDSSQEGIKIHANASPALVAAAQRLYDKQLTDQPDGGYLTSLGHDAVESVQLLLNILKSPQPA; encoded by the coding sequence ATGTCCTTTACCCCCGAGCTGATCGCCGAACTGGAAGTGCTCGCCCTGTTCAACCTGGACAGCAGCCAGGAAGGGATCAAGATTCACGCCAACGCCTCCCCTGCCCTGGTCGCCGCCGCGCAACGGCTGTACGACAAGCAACTGACCGATCAACCCGATGGCGGTTACCTGACCAGCCTGGGGCATGATGCGGTAGAAAGCGTGCAACTGCTGCTGAACATCCTCAAATCCCCACAGCCCGCATAA